The proteins below come from a single Tissierella sp. MB52-C2 genomic window:
- the trkA gene encoding Trk system potassium transporter TrkA, whose protein sequence is MVIGAGKLGYKLAETMVLEDIDVTVIDYNPRVIDFVNEHLDVLTVLGNGIDINILKELGIETYNILVASTDSDETNTLICSLGKKLGCQRTIARIRNPEYMQQIDFIKKEMGIDNIINPDFSTAQVIEKYLLKSYNFYSGDFASGKVQMIDFNIEHMKDFVGKKLMELENFEGLLITAISRDGNIIIPDGTTRLIDNDIIHVIGKNSDINNLNDRFTKDITKKEIENVMILGGSNIGYYLAEKLSKAHISVTLIEKDKERCQELSEVLGDVLIIHGDGADIHLLEEERISSMDAFVGTTGYDEENLLMALMAKQAGVPKTISKISRENYTKIIDRLGVDAAFNPIYITASNILKYIRGGKIVSVSLLIGGDGEVTEIIIGKDLPIVGKTLEELKLPKGIIIGAIVHGGKVIIPNGKTVINANDRIVVFCLKEDLPTLKMFFKTHKGGVLSELWNRTKGIR, encoded by the coding sequence ATGGTAATAGGGGCAGGGAAGCTTGGATATAAATTGGCAGAAACTATGGTGCTAGAAGATATAGATGTTACAGTAATTGACTACAATCCAAGGGTAATAGATTTTGTAAATGAACATTTAGATGTTCTGACTGTTTTAGGGAATGGTATTGATATAAATATTCTAAAAGAATTGGGCATAGAAACATATAATATTTTAGTAGCTTCAACGGATAGTGATGAAACCAATACTTTAATATGTTCATTAGGAAAGAAATTGGGATGTCAAAGAACCATAGCACGTATTAGAAATCCTGAATATATGCAGCAGATAGACTTTATAAAGAAGGAAATGGGAATTGATAATATTATTAATCCAGATTTTTCTACGGCTCAAGTCATAGAAAAATATTTACTAAAAAGCTATAATTTTTATTCAGGAGATTTTGCCAGTGGAAAGGTTCAAATGATTGATTTTAATATTGAACATATGAAGGACTTTGTGGGTAAGAAACTAATGGAATTGGAGAATTTTGAAGGATTGCTTATTACAGCCATATCTAGAGATGGTAATATAATAATTCCAGATGGAACCACAAGGCTTATTGATAATGATATAATTCATGTCATAGGGAAAAATTCTGATATAAATAATTTAAATGATAGATTTACTAAGGATATAACTAAAAAGGAAATAGAAAATGTAATGATACTTGGAGGAAGTAATATTGGATATTATCTTGCAGAAAAATTATCTAAGGCTCATATATCTGTTACATTAATAGAAAAGGATAAGGAAAGATGTCAGGAGTTATCAGAGGTTTTAGGAGATGTACTTATTATTCATGGAGATGGTGCAGATATACACTTACTGGAGGAAGAAAGAATATCTTCCATGGATGCCTTTGTAGGAACCACAGGCTATGATGAAGAAAACTTACTTATGGCATTAATGGCTAAGCAAGCAGGGGTTCCTAAAACCATATCAAAGATTAGTAGAGAAAACTATACTAAGATAATAGATAGACTGGGAGTAGACGCTGCCTTTAATCCAATCTATATTACTGCAAGTAATATATTGAAATATATTCGTGGTGGCAAAATAGTATCTGTATCACTACTAATTGGTGGAGATGGAGAAGTAACAGAAATAATTATAGGAAAAGATCTTCCTATAGTAGGAAAGACTTTAGAAGAGTTGAAACTACCTAAAGGTATAATAATTGGAGCTATAGTTCATGGGGGAAAAGTTATAATACCTAATGGAAAAACTGTAATAAATGCTAATGACAGAATAGTAGTATTTTGTCTAAAGGAAGACTTACCAACCTTGAAGATGTTCTTTAAGACCCATAAGGGAGGCGTATTAAGTGAATTATGGAATCGTACTAAGGGTATTAGGTAG
- a CDS encoding phosphatase PAP2 family protein, with translation MNENTYAKITKLIYSHKYGPQILKAINNSTVILVYCLYLILLMILAYNHDARFWRVLLTPGISFVLVSIFRKVFNASRPYEVLNIDSIIKKDTKGKSFPSRHVFSIFVISTAFYYILPPMGVVLMFLGILLALARVLGGVHFPRDVIAGAIIGILSGTIGFTLF, from the coding sequence ATGAATGAGAATACATATGCAAAGATTACAAAGCTAATATATAGTCATAAATATGGACCACAAATACTTAAGGCAATTAATAATAGTACAGTCATATTAGTATATTGCTTGTATCTGATTCTTCTTATGATATTAGCATATAACCATGACGCTAGATTTTGGAGAGTGTTATTGACACCTGGTATTTCTTTTGTGTTAGTAAGTATTTTTAGAAAAGTTTTTAATGCATCTAGGCCTTATGAAGTACTAAATATAGATTCTATTATTAAAAAGGATACTAAGGGAAAATCTTTTCCATCTCGTCATGTATTCTCTATCTTTGTAATTTCAACAGCCTTTTATTATATTCTGCCTCCTATGGGAGTTGTTTTGATGTTCTTAGGGATATTATTGGCATTAGCTAGAGTTTTAGGCGGAGTACATTTCCCTAGAGATGTAATAGCAGGAGCTATAATAGGAATATTATCGGGAACAATAGGATTTACTTTATTTTAG
- a CDS encoding DMT family transporter produces MIYIILAIIGGFLTILSMVVNASLAKRIGVFQGAFINYIGGLIVTLLITMGLREYLHMESLANIPFYAFLGGALGVVIVASSNVIIPKIPTIYSTLLIFIGQIFTGIIIDYLRLSHVSKGKIIGGLIVVLGILYNSNVDKKQLVDER; encoded by the coding sequence ATGATATATATAATATTAGCAATAATTGGAGGATTTCTCACTATATTATCAATGGTAGTAAACGCCAGTTTAGCAAAGAGAATCGGAGTATTCCAAGGAGCATTTATCAACTACATAGGAGGATTAATAGTTACTCTGCTTATAACCATGGGATTAAGAGAATACTTACATATGGAAAGCTTAGCCAACATACCTTTTTATGCGTTTTTAGGCGGTGCTTTGGGAGTTGTCATTGTGGCCAGCTCAAATGTTATAATCCCTAAGATACCAACTATATATAGTACTCTATTGATTTTTATAGGACAAATATTTACAGGAATAATTATAGACTACTTAAGACTAAGCCATGTTTCAAAGGGGAAAATAATAGGCGGATTAATTGTAGTATTAGGTATACTATATAATTCCAATGTGGACAAAAAACAATTAGTAGATGAAAGGTAG
- a CDS encoding TrkH family potassium uptake protein, with the protein MNYGIVLRVLGSILILESALMVPSLLISLYTNQGDKVPFLITILITSIIGFILLRKRNQNKHISAREGLAIVSLGWFLISLFGALPLYLSESTPTYIDAFFEIVSGFTTTGATVIADVEVLPMGILFWRSLTHWIGGMGILVFTLALLPALGIGAFQIFKAESPGPIAGKIAPRIRDTAKILYGTYFAITIIQVIFLKFGGMSLFDSLVYTFGTVGTGGFATKNASVGAYNSTYIHLVIGSFMVLSGVNFSLYYSLFKGKWRDVLKDEELRLYFIIVGVAVLSIAINLYSTVYSNLGLAFRDSFFQVGSIMTTTGYSTANFDIWPTFSKAILLLLMFIGASAGSTAGGMKVIRILIMLKLIKREILKIFHPRAMKPVKLNDKILPNETIAGINSFIGLYIIIFALSTILVSLEGVDLESAASSVAATLGNIGPGLGFVGPTSTFFGYSQISKAFFSFLMLLGRLELFTIIALLAPRNWRREI; encoded by the coding sequence GTGAATTATGGAATCGTACTAAGGGTATTAGGTAGTATATTAATATTAGAGTCGGCACTTATGGTACCATCTTTACTTATATCCTTATATACAAATCAAGGGGATAAAGTGCCTTTTCTAATAACAATACTAATAACATCCATAATTGGATTTATTTTATTGAGAAAGAGAAATCAAAATAAACATATTAGTGCCAGGGAAGGTTTGGCAATTGTATCTTTAGGCTGGTTTTTAATATCATTATTTGGTGCATTGCCTCTATATCTATCGGAAAGTACTCCAACTTATATAGACGCATTTTTTGAAATAGTATCTGGATTTACAACAACTGGTGCCACAGTAATAGCAGATGTAGAAGTATTACCTATGGGGATTTTATTCTGGCGTTCTTTAACTCACTGGATAGGTGGTATGGGGATATTGGTATTTACTTTGGCATTGTTACCAGCTTTAGGTATAGGGGCATTCCAAATATTTAAGGCAGAAAGTCCAGGACCTATTGCAGGAAAAATAGCACCAAGAATAAGAGATACTGCTAAAATTCTTTATGGTACTTATTTTGCTATTACAATAATTCAGGTGATATTTTTAAAATTTGGAGGCATGTCTTTATTTGATTCTTTAGTATATACCTTTGGTACAGTAGGTACAGGTGGATTCGCTACTAAAAATGCCAGTGTAGGAGCTTATAATAGTACTTATATTCATTTAGTAATAGGTAGTTTCATGGTACTTTCAGGTGTGAATTTTTCTCTGTATTATTCCTTGTTTAAAGGAAAATGGAGAGATGTTCTAAAAGATGAAGAATTAAGACTTTATTTTATAATTGTAGGGGTAGCAGTATTATCTATTGCCATTAATTTATATAGTACAGTTTACTCAAATCTAGGATTAGCCTTTAGAGACTCCTTTTTTCAAGTAGGATCTATTATGACTACAACAGGATATTCCACAGCTAACTTTGATATTTGGCCAACCTTTAGTAAGGCTATCTTACTATTACTTATGTTTATAGGAGCCAGTGCAGGTTCTACTGCTGGTGGTATGAAGGTTATTAGAATACTTATTATGTTGAAGTTAATTAAACGAGAAATATTGAAAATATTTCATCCTAGAGCTATGAAGCCAGTTAAATTAAACGATAAAATACTTCCCAATGAAACCATAGCAGGTATCAATAGTTTTATAGGGTTATATATTATTATATTTGCATTATCTACTATTTTAGTATCCTTAGAAGGTGTAGATTTGGAAAGTGCAGCTAGTTCAGTGGCTGCGACTCTAGGGAATATTGGGCCGGGTCTAGGATTTGTAGGACCTACTAGTACATTTTTTGGATATAGTCAAATTTCAAAGGCATTTTTCTCTTTTCTTATGCTTTTAGGTAGGCTTGAGTTATTTACCATAATAGCATTACTTGCACCAAGGAACTGGAGACGAGAAATATAG